The genomic stretch TGACCACGCCAACGGCGGTCTCGGGACGCCAGTGCAAAACCTCGGCGTCATCAAGTTCACCCTTGGCCGCCGCCATCAGCAGGCCGCCCAGCGGTGTCTTGAGCCGAGCGAGCACGGCCTGGGTCTCGGGGTCGCCGAAACGTGCGTTAAATTCGATGACGCGGATGCCGCGGGTGGTGATGGCCAGGCCGCAGTAGAGCACACCGGTGAAGGGGGTTCCGCGGTGTTCCATGTCGCGCAAGGTCGGGTAGGCGACACGTTCCATGACCTCGTCCACGAAGCCGGCCGGGAGCCACGGCAGCGGCGAGTAGGCGCCCATGCCGCCGGTGTTCGGGCCCTGATCATCATCAAAGATGCGTTTGAAGTCTTGGGCCGGGGCCAGTGGGACGGCGTGGGTGCCATCGCAGATGACAAAGAGGGAAACCTCCGGGCCGTCGAGGAATTCCTCGATGACCACGGTGCCGCCGGCCTCAAAGCAGGTCTCGGCGTGGGCCAGGGCCTCGGCGCGGTCGTTGGTGACCACCACGCCCTTGCCGGCTGCTAGGCCATCGTCCTTAACAACATAGGGAGCACCAAAGGCATCAAGCGCCTCGGCGGCTTCCTGCGTGGTGGTGGCAACCCGGGCCATGGCCGTGGGAACCTCGGCCGCTGCCATCACGGTCTTGGCGAAGGCCTTTGAGGCTTCGAGCTGGGCCGCGGCCTTGGTGGGTCCAAAGACGGGGATGCCGGCCTCGATCAGGACGTCGGCAACACCTGCCGCCAGGGGCGCTTCGGGGCCAACCACCACCAGATCCGAGCCCAGATCGCGCGCCAGGGCCAGCACTGCGGCCGGGTCCTGTGCATCGATTTGGTGGGTGGAGACATCACGCGAGATCCCAGCATTGCCCGGAGCGCAATGTAGGTCGGTGACGTAGGGATCCGCAGCTAGTGCGCGGATCAGTGCATGTTCGCGGCCGCCGGGGCCAATAACCAGTACCTTCACGAGGCTAAAGCCTACCGGGTTTGACCCGGGCGTAGCGGACAAAAGACCTCACCGCGACGTAATGTGCGTTGGCCTGCCGCACTGACCCACTACCGGGTGCTGCGCCTATGCTCAAGTCATGGACGAAGAAACACTGTGGCAGCAACGGGCTCAGAGCAACCCGGAGCAGGCCAAGAACTACATTAAACGTTTTGCCCAGTTGCGGGCGCAGGGAGTGGACCTTGACGGTGAGGCACGCTTTATCGATGCGCTGCTGCCGCGCGGGGCGAGGGTGCTTGATGCTGGATGCGGCACCGGTCGGGTGGGCGGTGCCCTAGCCCGGTTGGGGCACCGGGTCACGGGCGTGGATTTGGATGAGGAGTTATTGGGCGCCGCGGCCCATGACTTCCCCGATGCGCGGTGGATACCGGGGAATCTGGCCAGCTTCGAGCTGCGTGTGGCCAACGGTGGTGTCGAGGAATTTGATGTGGTGTTTGCCGCGGGAAATGTCCTGGCGTTTGTGGCCCCCGGCACCCAGGCGCAGGTGCTGAACTCACTCGCGCGGCATCTGGCTCCCGAGGCCCGTTTGGTCTTGGGATTTTCGCCGAGTCTGGGCTACGCGCCCGCTGATTTCGCAGCGGATGTGCGCGCGGCGGGGCTCGAATTTACGGCCCGGTTTTCCACGTGGGACATGCGCCCGGCGGATCCCGACGCGGACTTCATTGTTGCGCTGCTTCAACGTGCGGAGCACGTAAACTAAATCACATGTCCGAAACGCAGCTCGCCTCCGAAACCGTTGATCTTGTTGTCCTTGAACGCAATGGCTTCATCGAGTCGCGGCATCGAGGCACGGCCGTTGTCATCAATGCCGCCGGCGAGATCACGTTCGCCCTGGGCAACCCCAACACGCTGATTTTCCCGCGCTCCACGCTCAAGCCCTTCCAGGCCATGGCCTCGATGCAATTGGGCGTGCCGTTGCGTGGTGCCCAGGTGGC from Paeniglutamicibacter sp. Y32M11 encodes the following:
- the purD gene encoding phosphoribosylamine--glycine ligase — translated: MKVLVIGPGGREHALIRALAADPYVTDLHCAPGNAGISRDVSTHQIDAQDPAAVLALARDLGSDLVVVGPEAPLAAGVADVLIEAGIPVFGPTKAAAQLEASKAFAKTVMAAAEVPTAMARVATTTQEAAEALDAFGAPYVVKDDGLAAGKGVVVTNDRAEALAHAETCFEAGGTVVIEEFLDGPEVSLFVICDGTHAVPLAPAQDFKRIFDDDQGPNTGGMGAYSPLPWLPAGFVDEVMERVAYPTLRDMEHRGTPFTGVLYCGLAITTRGIRVIEFNARFGDPETQAVLARLKTPLGGLLMAAAKGELDDAEVLHWRPETAVGVVMAAENYPDSPIKGATITGIDAAEAIENVSVLHAGTTNNEAGEVIVDGGRVLAVVGLGADLHAARNSAYAGVAAISWDGAQHRNDIALKAANGQISVSEGTH
- a CDS encoding bifunctional 2-polyprenyl-6-hydroxyphenol methylase/3-demethylubiquinol 3-O-methyltransferase UbiG, with translation MDEETLWQQRAQSNPEQAKNYIKRFAQLRAQGVDLDGEARFIDALLPRGARVLDAGCGTGRVGGALARLGHRVTGVDLDEELLGAAAHDFPDARWIPGNLASFELRVANGGVEEFDVVFAAGNVLAFVAPGTQAQVLNSLARHLAPEARLVLGFSPSLGYAPADFAADVRAAGLEFTARFSTWDMRPADPDADFIVALLQRAEHVN